GGAGGGCATGAATCTCTGGGATGTGGATGGGAACCGCTACCTGGACTTCTCTGCAGGTATTGCGGTGATGAATATCGGGTGGAACCACCCTGACGTCGTGCAGGCGGTCACCGAACAGGTGCAGAAGCTCTCCCACGGGGCATTTCTGGATTACTGCTCGGAAACACCTGTCCGGTTTGCAGAAAAACTGGTCTCCATGCTCCCGGATAACCTGAACCGTGTCTATCTCTCAAATTCCGGGGCCGAAACTATCGAGGCAGCCCTGAAGCTGGCCCGCCACCATACCAAACGGAAATACTTTATCGCGTTTTACGGGGGATTTCACGGGAGAACCTTCGGTGCGCTGAGTCTGACTGCATCACGGGTCATCCAGCGCAAATATTTTGGCCCGTTTCTGCCGGTCATCCACGTACCGTATCCGAATCCCTACCGTCCGTTCGGGTTTAAAACAGAGGCCTGTGATGTGGATGTCATCCAGTACATCGAAGAGGAGGTATTCCCGATGGAGGTGTCGCCCGAGGAAGTGGCGGCGATTATCGTTGAACCCATTCAGGGGGAAGGGGGATATGTGGTTCCGCCCCTGACATTTTTAAAACGCCTGCGTGAGGTATGTGACAAACACGGTATTCTCCTCATCGTCGATGAGGTGCAGTCGGGATGCTTCCGGACCGGCACCTTCCTTGCTTCAGAACAGTTTGGGATTAATCCTGACATTGTCTGCCTCTCAAAAGCCCTTGGTGGCGGGTTCCCGCTGGGTGTGACGGTGGCTTCAGAGGATGTGATGACCTGGCCACCCGGATCGCATGCAAGCACCTTTGGCGGGAATAATGCCGCCTGTGCGGCAGCCCTTGCCACCCTCACCGTCATGGACCAGCCCGGATTTGGCGAGCATGTTATGGAGATGGGGGAATACCTGACCGGGAAGCTGCGTGCCCTGCAGAAACGGCATCCGGTAATTGGCGATGTGCGGGGAATCGGACTGATGATCGGTGCAGAACTGGTCCGTGACCAGGTGACAAAAGAGCCCGCGAAACAGGAGCGCAGTTATGTACTGACAGAGTCTTTTAAACGGGGACTCACGATGCTGCCCGCAGGTGAATCCGTGATCCGGTTCTGTCCGCCGCTTGTGATTGAAAAACGCCATATCGATACCGGTATGAATATTCTGGACCATTCGCTGGAGTTGCTGCAGCCGGTGATCGCCATCTGACCGGAGGTGTCCGGCATTCCGACGGGATGCGGCCGGCAGGACGGGTGGGCTGGTACCGGGGTCCTGCCGCCTGCCCTTGCAGCCCCTTGCAGCCGGAGGGCTCCCCATGGCGGATCGGTTTTTTCCGTTACTCCTGCTGTTTCACTCTTTTTCAGATGGATGCCTTCCGGAAGAGCAGGGCACCTATGACGATCATCGCGAGCGTGCAGACACCGAGAACCGCGGCACTCACGAGGGGGTGAATGGGGGAGGTGCCCATGAGACCGTAGCGAATTCCCTCCACGCCGTAGGTGAGGGGGTCAACGAGTGTCAGCGGCACCACCCATTCCGGCAGGCTCTCGATGGGGAAGAGAGCGCCGGAGAGACCGAATATCGGGAAGACGACAAAGTTCATGATGAGCTGGAACCCGTGCATATCCTCCATTTTTGAGGCGATGGCAATGCCGAACGCCGCAAAGCAGATGCCGATGAGCGCCATGAAGAAGAACGCGATGGCAAACCCGGCGACTCCCGGGATGCTGAGACCTATGAAGAGGGATATCACGAGGATGATTGCGCCCTGAATGACCGCGGTCGTCGCCCCGCCGACCGTCTGACCGAGCATGATCTCAAGCCGGGAGACCGGGGCGACGAGGGTCTCCTTGAGAAACCCGAACTGCTTGTCCCAGATGATCTGGATGCCGGAGAAGACCGACGTGAAGAGTACGCTCATCGCCACGATGCCGGGCACGATGAACTGGATATAGTCCTCCCCGGCGCCGCCCGGAATCCGTACGACCGCATTGAGTCCGAACCCGAGAGCGAGGAGGAAGAAGACGGGCATCCCGAGGCTCCCTACAATCCGGCTCTTCGAGCGGATATAACGCTTGATGCTGCGCAGCCAGAGGGTGTAGACGATATCCATCAGTGGCGCCTCCCCATCATCTTCATCCGGAGAATGTTCGGGCCCGTCGCCTCTTCTTCGCGGATTGTCTTGCCGGTGAAGCGGAGGAAGACGTCCTCGAGGGTGGGTTTGCGGACGGATACCGCGGTGATCGTATAACCGTTCTCACCGAACTGCTGGATGAGCTCGGTGATGTGGGTGTCTGCCTCCTTGAGGCGAAGTGTCACCTGACCGTCATGGTGGTCTGCCCCTGCAATCCATGGGGCCGTGACCTCTCTGGCGATGCGGGACGCATCCGGCGAGGTGACGGTGACGACATCGTCCCCCACCCGGCTTTTGAGGGCATCGGGCGTGTCCAGGGCAATGATCTTACCGTGGTCGATGATCGCGATGCGGTCGCAGAGGCGGTCGGCCTCGTCCATGTAGTGGGTGGTGAGGATGATGGTGATCCCCCTGGTTTCGTTCAGGTTATGGATGTAGTCCCAGAGATGGTTGCGGGTCTGGGGGTCGAGACCGAGGGTGGGTTCGTCAAGGAAGAGGACCGCCGGTTCGTGCAGGAGGCCCCGTGCGATCTCGAGACGCCGTCGCATGCCGCCGGAGAAAGTCTTCACGAGACTGTCTTTGCGCTCCTCGAGCTCGACGAGGCACAGGAGGTCGGTGATCCGTTTCTCCCGAATGTCCTTCGGAATGCGGTAGAGGCGGCCGTGGAAGTCCATATTCTCCCATGCGGTCAGCTCCTCGTCGAGGCTCTGGTCCTGAAAGACGATGCCAATGGCCCGGCGCACGCCGTCCTGGTCGGCCGTCACATCCGTGCCGTTGATGAGCGCCCTGCCTGTCGTCGGTTCAAGGAGGGTGGAGAGCATCGATATGGTCGTCGTCTTGCCGGCGCCGTTCGGGCCCAGAAGGCCGAAGATCTCCCCGCGTTCGATGGTAAAGGAGATGCCGTCGACCGCCGTGAAGTCGTCGAAGCGTTTGGTGAGGTTTTCCACGTGAATCGCGGTCATATCTCACCCTCTCCCTCATCTTCTTCGGTTTCTTCTTCCAGTCCCCGGAGAGCACTGAGACAGGTGTCGAGAATCTCTGATGCCGCCTTGTGTTTATCCTCCGGGAGGTCACGTACACTCTCCCGTATCTCCCACATCTTCTCTGCGAGGGATGCGAATTCTTTCCCGAAGATATCGGAATGGATGGTTCTCAGGAGCCGGAAGTTTTCATGCGACTGGTGCCGGTATTTTTTGAGCTCTGCAAGGGTTTTCTCTCCGTCCGGTGTCAGGGCGTAGATGGTCTTTGCCCGTGCGCCGGTCTCATGGGGGGTAATCAGCCCTTCATCTGCGAGGTGGCGGAGCATTGGGTAGAGTGTCCCTTTGCTGGGCACCCACTCTCCTTTGGTCACGTCATCGATCTCCCTGAGGATGTCATACCCGGTTTTCGGTTCCCGATGCAGGGAATGCATGACATACAGGGTGATAAGCGACCGTGTGTGGCCGTCTTGTGTGGGAAATTTCAGAACGCCTTTCATGGTGTGATCACGGTGTCTCCTGATTTTCATTCATGTTTGTTCATTTCCGAACGGTTCGGTAACGTACTATTGGTTGATTGACACATAAGGATGTGGGTATCGACAGTTTTTCCAAAAGACCGGCACCTGATCGGTTGCAATGACGAAAAACGGGCGAAATCGCAGAACATGTGATAGAGAAGAGAATTGCTGAAAAATGCATCGGAATAATTTGCCGGTATGGTTCGATACCAGAATGCAGCGCGATTTCAATCACAATGCCCCTGAAAAATCTGATTGTCAGGGGTTTTATCCCCCCCTTTTTTCAGTCGAATCGTGGACCGTTCAGAATTAATTTGCACCAGGCAGAGACAATCTTCTGGCGTGCCTCTTTCAGGTCAGTGGGTTTGGTAAATCGCTGAAAGGTAATTGTTCTCGGTTGCGGATATTTCAGGAGTCCCTCCTCACTTCCGGTGATGTGGTAGTGATAAAATCCGGTGATATAGATGCAGGTATACGGCAAAATTCCTTTCAGCCGCCGTGCAGAGGTCTGGACTGCTGTACGGCGATCGTAGGTGCACCGGACGCCTGCTTCAGCGAGTCGCAGCGAGAGGTCATAATCCTCGAGGATGGATATGTTCCGGTGGCCGCCGGCCCGCATATACGCATCCTTTTTCACGGCAAAATTTGACCCAATCAGCCAGTAAAACCCGAAATGATGAAGCAGGAGATAATTCTTCCGCCATCCCTGTATGACGCACGAACGGATGGTTTGGTCATAAAACCGGACGGGTCCTGTGCAGACATCATACCCGTCGGTGGTGAGTTCTTCCTGAATTGTCTCCAGCCAGGTGTTCGGATGGCGGGTGTCGGCGTCGGTGAAGACAAGGATGTCACCCGCTGCTGCCATAGCCCCTTCTCCGCGGGCCCCGCCGATACCGGCCCGATTCTGGAACATGACCCTGTCTGCGAGACCTGCGGCAAGATCACAGGTGTGATCCGTGGAACCGCCGTCGACAACAATGATCTCGTAGGAGTCCCGCGGGATTGTCTGGTCTGTTAGCGACTGGAGACAGGCAAGGATGGTATCTTCTTCATTGAGTGCGGGAATGATTACTGATATCATAGGGTTCACCGGGTGCGGAATATGCGATTGTTCATGAACAGGCAGTACCCTCGTTCTGCCTCTGGTAGCAGAATCTGCCGGCAACTGTAGAGAGGATAGGCGATAAGGAACATCAATATCACGGCGTTCGCCACAATGTCGACCGTAAACCACCATGCCATCAGTTCCAGTGTGATGATGGAGAGCATCGCAGAGACACCCAATATTAACGCTCCGTTTTTCAAACCGATACCAACAACGGTCGTATACGTGGTGCCAAGGTCTTCGTGATAATCCATGATTTCATGTGCAATCAGTGCTTCACAGCAGATGAAGGTGCAGACCAGCGCCGCAGCTGCAGGAAGAGATACCAGTTCCGGAATCCCGCCACCGGCAAGGGCATATCCGGTAAGAAACGGCAATCCCCCAAACATCACACCGTGACAGATAATATCTGCTGCAAACCGGTCCTTGAGCCGTGCCGGTGTTGCTGAATAGAGCGTCAGTGCGATCAGACAGAGGAGGGTGAAGACAAATCCTATGCCGGATATTGCGAGTGATAGAAGGAGTGGTATTCCTGCGAGCACTCCACACATCGCGATGGTCTCCTTCTTTGAGACAACCCGGTCAGCAAGGGGGTTTTTCCCCGTTTCTGCCTTACCTGAATGTTTACTGTCAATCTCTGCGTCATACAGATTGTTGATGACAAATCCATATGCGGTGATGCAGAAGAATAGCGCAAAGACGGTAATTAATTCTGATGTGATCCCTGCGGCGAGGCATGCCCCTGCGAGTGGAAAGAGCGGATAAAATTTAACCCAGTCCCCTGTGCGGAGCATTTTTCGGTATCCCTGTATTTTGTCCATTGTATACTGTTCCTGTTTTTTTGTGTCCGAAAGATTACTGTATGGTAAATCGCCTGATATTCTCTGGATTATCTTCAAATGATGGCATATTCCGGCGGATGCCTGAAATAACAGCCCTCGAGGTATGTGATGCCATTTTCCCAAACTCTGGTTCTTCCTGTTTCACTGTTTCTGCTCCAGTCCGCACCACATAGACGCAACCGACTGTTCGATGGTCTCTTCAACATCGCTCTGTAATTTTCCGATGGTATGAAGATGGATCAGCATGAAGTTCGGGTACCAGAAATTTGCGAGAAACACCTCTCTGTTAACTCCTTTCAGTATCCCCCGTGATACTGCTTTCCGGTACAGATCATCAAGGGCAGAGAACCGGATGACAACCTCTTCTTTTGCTTTTTCCGTGATATTCGGTGAGGAAGAGAACTGTTCAAAGAACAGGGTTTTTTTCGGATTTTCAAACATCCAGTGGAGCACCTGCCGTTTAACATTTTTTATCTGATCTTCCACCGGGATTTCCGGACGGATGGCCTCATCCACTGCATCAGCGAGTGCCCGGTGAATAGAGCTGTAAAGGGAATCTATCAAATCCTCTTTTGTTCGAAAGTAGCGGAAGAGTGTTCCTGCTGACACACCGGCACGCTCCGATATCTGCTGTGTCGGTGTCGCATGAAATCCCTGGGTTGAAAAGAGATCAACTGCAGCCTCCATCAGCGCCCTGCGTTTTTCTTCAGATAAATGTCTGCTCACGTGATGCCTCCCGAATCTTCGGATCGTTTGCAAATCCGTAATAGTATTTTCATCTCCCTGTTTAAATGAGTAATCGCTCACTCATTACAATTTGTCACTTTTTGGGATACATTTGTATAAATTTACGAATTAGACGGCGATTTTGTTTCGGAAATCCGATTTTTAAATGCTTTCCCTGGGCTGGTGTTGCCCCTGTTCTCCCCGTGCCGGTATCTACGGAGCATCTGTATTCTGTTTCTGTCCACGGAGGGAAGAGGGGGTGAACCTGAAGAGTCCTTTATTGTTGATTCACTGGGAGGATATTGGGAGATCTGTTGGGATATGCGGGATAACCGATTTATACTATCCTGATTCTATGAATGAAACGGGCATATGCTGGATATGCCAGAAGGAGGAGTCAAAAAATGGTCTACACGTTTTATAACCCAAAGGTCGCTCTGATGGGGGCAGGATGCGTTAGAGAGATTGGAAATCAGGCGACACAGCTTGGGGGAACGAAGGCACTTATTGTCTGCGGCGTTTCAAAACACGGGAAGGAACTGGCTGAAAATATTGCGGCACTTCTGAAGGGTTCCGATGTCGCATCCGCTGTCTTTGCGGGAGCAGAACCCAATCCCACAGATACCAGTGTGCAGGCAGGTGCAGAGATGTATGCACGTGAATCCTGTGATCTGATTGTTGCAGTTGGCGGCGGCAGTCCGATGGACTGTGCGAAAGGCATTGGGATTCTCGCCACAAACGGCGGTGAAATCCGCGATTATGAAGGCACTGGTCATACCCTGAAGCCTCTTCCGCCGCTTATTACGGTGAATACCACCGCTGGTACGGCAAGTGAGATGACAAGTTTCTCCATCATCACGGACACAAAACGACACATAAAAATGGCACTGGTTGACTGGAGACTGACCCCTGATGTGGCCATCAATGATCCTGAACTGATGGTGAGTATGCCGTCGTCTCTTACCGCGGCGACCGGTATGGATGCCCTGACGCATGCGGTCGAGGCATTTGTCTCAACGATTGCAACACCCGTGACCGATGCGGCAGCACTGAAGTCCATTGAACTGGTTGCCACATACCTTCCCCGCGCAGTGAGTGAAGGAACCGATATGGAAGCACGTGAAATGATGGCGTATGCCGAGTACCTTGCAGGCATCGCCTTTAATAACGCAAGTCTCGGGTATGTGCATGCGATGGCGCACCAGCTCGGCGGCTTCTACAATCTCCCGCATGGCGTCTGCAATGCGATTCTCCTGCCGCATGTCGGGTCATTCAACAAAGAGGCTGTACCGCAACGGTTCGCCATCATTGGGCGGGCCATGGGGGTAGATGTTACTGGAATGAGCACCGAAGAAGCTGCTGAGGCGTCTATCGGTGCAATCAAAGAACTCGCCGCTGCAATCGGTATCCCGTCAGGCCTTGCTGAAATTGGAGCGAAGGAAGAGGACCTTCCGGTTCTTGCAGAGAATGCCATGAAGGATGTCTGTGGCCTGACCAATCCAAGAGAGGCAGACCTGGACGAGATTATTGCCATCTACCGGAGTGCGATGTGAGAAGGTAGTGCAGAGGCCTTTCCCCTCTTTTTTCGCTGGTATTCAGGGTAGTTATTTGGACTGCACCGCGTAAATCGCAATCCTTTCAGAAACAGAATACTAATGGGAAACCGGACCGGACTGTGGGAGGTGCCGGTACGGTATCACTGTGGTTCCCGGTCTCTTTGCGAATTGAAAAAACGATTATGAAAACCGTCTGATGCCCGGTCTCTTACCCGTACACTCAAAGTCAACATAGCCCCTCTCGGGATCGGTGTGAATCAGGCGGACGATGACTTTGTGACCCACTTTCAGACACCCTTCTCCCCGCATAACTCTCCCTTCTACCGGTGGTTCGATAAGCCTGACATAGGTGCCTCTCTCGGAAGCACCGGTGACAAACCCTTCAAATTTCTCGCCGATTCTGTCCTCCAGGAGGACTGCCGCTGCCGCTTTGCGCATGAATCGTTCCACTTTCTTGGACCTTTTCTCCCGGTCAGAAAGCCAGGCGGACTCCTCCTCCAGGTCTTCATAGGTATATGGACAGTGGTCGCCTTCAATGGCTGATTTCACCAGACGCTGGATGATGAGATCCGCGTAGCGCCTGTTCGGTGCGGTTGAGTGGGTATAGTCGGTGACTGCAAGAGCAAAATGGCCGACCGGTTCCCGTTTCGGGTCGCGGGCAATATATTCTCCGGGCCCCATCAGTTTGACGATGGTGAGGGAGAGGTCGGGAAAGGTGTCGGGATCCCGCTCCCGTTCATAATCGAGGAACCGGGAGAGGGATTTTGCATCCGGTCGTGACGGGAGCTTCCAGCCGTATTCCGCTGCGGTGTCAACGATTTCATCCCAGTATTTCGGGGTGACAACAACCCGCTCGATCATGGGCAATCCGGCATCTTCCAGGTATGCAACCGTCGTCCCGTTAGCGGCGACCATAAACTCCTCGATCACCTGCCTTGCTAAATCCTGACGCTGGACGACAAGATCTTTCACCCGTCCCTCTTCCATCACGGGCTCTGCCTCGATGGTCTGGAGGTCAAGGGCGCCATGCTTCATGCGGTAGCGTCTCAGCCGCTGTGCAGCCTCATGCTGCATCAGGATCTGTTCTTCGAGCGCCGGCACATCACTAACCGTCACCGGAATGTCGCGTGTTCCTTCCAGCCACTCTCCGACCTCCTCATAGATGAGCTTCGCCTTGTTTGCGACGGTGGCCCGGTACAGACTCCCATGGCGGGTATTCCCGTCCGGGAGAACGGTGTACTCGATGACCACTGCTTCGCAGTCCTGCCCCGGCAGAAGAGAGGTAATTCCTTTGGAGAGATGGTCAGGGAGCATGGGGAATGTAACGATCCCCGTATAGACCGATGTGCCGTTATGGGCTGCATACCGGTCTGCCTGTGAGCGTTTTGGTACGTATGAATCGACATCAGCAATGGCGACTTTCACATGGATCTCACCTGCTGCCCCTTTTTCGCAGTATTCAATCTGGTCAAGGTCCATGGAGTCCCAGTTATCGATGGACGACCAGAGGAGAGACGTGAGGTCATGGGAATCTATTTCCCCGTCATGGATTTTTGGTTTGATGACCTCTACTTCGCGGAGGACAGAACGGGGAAATTCAGGATAAAATCCGAATCTTTCCATCGTGTCCCATGCGATGGCAGTGAGGTCAATTTCCTGTCGTCTGTTCATGCTACTGAGATAGCATCTGTTTCAACACTTAAATACCTCTGGGAACGAATGGCGACAGCATATGTCATGTCGTGTTTTGTATGTTCACATCTGCATTCCGGGATGGTATGAAACGGATGAATGACGTCTTATACCATGGGCCCAGAGTATTTTTCCGTGGACACATGTATGGTTACAGATCAGGGCACGGACTCTGGGTCCGGCGGTGGTGACGGGTCAGATAGTATTCAGCGATTATTTGGCCGGCCGTTCTTCCTGAGTCTCACCATCGGGGTTCCGTTCTGTATCTTCAAATTGCTCTTTGGTGTCACTGCAGTCCGCATCGGGCTGGATGCCGCACAGACGCCACTCGTGATATTTGGCTGGGTAGTGGTCATCTGGGCAGGACTGGATCTCCTCATGAACGGTGCAAGAAGCGGGTTTGATCTCATGGAGAGACCGTCCCCCCTGGAATACTGTACCATTGCACAGGTGGGACGTATTGCCCGGATGCCGATGGTATTTCTCGGGATTGATACCCTGCTGTCGTTTTCCATCATCTGTGGTATGCTATGGTCGGGATGGATCACGACACTGACACAGACGGAGGCATATCTCTGGTATGCGGCAACAACCCTGAACCTGATCAGCCTCTCGGTGGTCTCCATCTATACGGAGTACC
Above is a window of Methanogenium organophilum DNA encoding:
- a CDS encoding acetyl ornithine aminotransferase family protein, with protein sequence MDPLIRIRPPGPQAQAILRRDAGVISQSMVREYPLVVDRAEGMNLWDVDGNRYLDFSAGIAVMNIGWNHPDVVQAVTEQVQKLSHGAFLDYCSETPVRFAEKLVSMLPDNLNRVYLSNSGAETIEAALKLARHHTKRKYFIAFYGGFHGRTFGALSLTASRVIQRKYFGPFLPVIHVPYPNPYRPFGFKTEACDVDVIQYIEEEVFPMEVSPEEVAAIIVEPIQGEGGYVVPPLTFLKRLREVCDKHGILLIVDEVQSGCFRTGTFLASEQFGINPDIVCLSKALGGGFPLGVTVASEDVMTWPPGSHASTFGGNNAACAAALATLTVMDQPGFGEHVMEMGEYLTGKLRALQKRHPVIGDVRGIGLMIGAELVRDQVTKEPAKQERSYVLTESFKRGLTMLPAGESVIRFCPPLVIEKRHIDTGMNILDHSLELLQPVIAI
- a CDS encoding ABC transporter permease — translated: MDIVYTLWLRSIKRYIRSKSRIVGSLGMPVFFLLALGFGLNAVVRIPGGAGEDYIQFIVPGIVAMSVLFTSVFSGIQIIWDKQFGFLKETLVAPVSRLEIMLGQTVGGATTAVIQGAIILVISLFIGLSIPGVAGFAIAFFFMALIGICFAAFGIAIASKMEDMHGFQLIMNFVVFPIFGLSGALFPIESLPEWVVPLTLVDPLTYGVEGIRYGLMGTSPIHPLVSAAVLGVCTLAMIVIGALLFRKASI
- a CDS encoding iron-containing alcohol dehydrogenase, which gives rise to MVYTFYNPKVALMGAGCVREIGNQATQLGGTKALIVCGVSKHGKELAENIAALLKGSDVASAVFAGAEPNPTDTSVQAGAEMYARESCDLIVAVGGGSPMDCAKGIGILATNGGEIRDYEGTGHTLKPLPPLITVNTTAGTASEMTSFSIITDTKRHIKMALVDWRLTPDVAINDPELMVSMPSSLTAATGMDALTHAVEAFVSTIATPVTDAAALKSIELVATYLPRAVSEGTDMEAREMMAYAEYLAGIAFNNASLGYVHAMAHQLGGFYNLPHGVCNAILLPHVGSFNKEAVPQRFAIIGRAMGVDVTGMSTEEAAEASIGAIKELAAAIGIPSGLAEIGAKEEDLPVLAENAMKDVCGLTNPREADLDEIIAIYRSAM
- a CDS encoding ATP-binding cassette domain-containing protein, with the translated sequence MTAIHVENLTKRFDDFTAVDGISFTIERGEIFGLLGPNGAGKTTTISMLSTLLEPTTGRALINGTDVTADQDGVRRAIGIVFQDQSLDEELTAWENMDFHGRLYRIPKDIREKRITDLLCLVELEERKDSLVKTFSGGMRRRLEIARGLLHEPAVLFLDEPTLGLDPQTRNHLWDYIHNLNETRGITIILTTHYMDEADRLCDRIAIIDHGKIIALDTPDALKSRVGDDVVTVTSPDASRIAREVTAPWIAGADHHDGQVTLRLKEADTHITELIQQFGENGYTITAVSVRKPTLEDVFLRFTGKTIREEEATGPNILRMKMMGRRH
- a CDS encoding PadR family transcriptional regulator; this encodes MKGVLKFPTQDGHTRSLITLYVMHSLHREPKTGYDILREIDDVTKGEWVPSKGTLYPMLRHLADEGLITPHETGARAKTIYALTPDGEKTLAELKKYRHQSHENFRLLRTIHSDIFGKEFASLAEKMWEIRESVRDLPEDKHKAASEILDTCLSALRGLEEETEEDEGEGEI
- a CDS encoding glycosyltransferase; translation: MISVIIPALNEEDTILACLQSLTDQTIPRDSYEIIVVDGGSTDHTCDLAAGLADRVMFQNRAGIGGARGEGAMAAAGDILVFTDADTRHPNTWLETIQEELTTDGYDVCTGPVRFYDQTIRSCVIQGWRKNYLLLHHFGFYWLIGSNFAVKKDAYMRAGGHRNISILEDYDLSLRLAEAGVRCTYDRRTAVQTSARRLKGILPYTCIYITGFYHYHITGSEEGLLKYPQPRTITFQRFTKPTDLKEARQKIVSAWCKLILNGPRFD
- a CDS encoding UbiA prenyltransferase family protein; protein product: MDKIQGYRKMLRTGDWVKFYPLFPLAGACLAAGITSELITVFALFFCITAYGFVINNLYDAEIDSKHSGKAETGKNPLADRVVSKKETIAMCGVLAGIPLLLSLAISGIGFVFTLLCLIALTLYSATPARLKDRFAADIICHGVMFGGLPFLTGYALAGGGIPELVSLPAAAALVCTFICCEALIAHEIMDYHEDLGTTYTTVVGIGLKNGALILGVSAMLSIITLELMAWWFTVDIVANAVILMFLIAYPLYSCRQILLPEAERGYCLFMNNRIFRTR
- a CDS encoding RNB domain-containing ribonuclease, whose amino-acid sequence is MNRRQEIDLTAIAWDTMERFGFYPEFPRSVLREVEVIKPKIHDGEIDSHDLTSLLWSSIDNWDSMDLDQIEYCEKGAAGEIHVKVAIADVDSYVPKRSQADRYAAHNGTSVYTGIVTFPMLPDHLSKGITSLLPGQDCEAVVIEYTVLPDGNTRHGSLYRATVANKAKLIYEEVGEWLEGTRDIPVTVSDVPALEEQILMQHEAAQRLRRYRMKHGALDLQTIEAEPVMEEGRVKDLVVQRQDLARQVIEEFMVAANGTTVAYLEDAGLPMIERVVVTPKYWDEIVDTAAEYGWKLPSRPDAKSLSRFLDYERERDPDTFPDLSLTIVKLMGPGEYIARDPKREPVGHFALAVTDYTHSTAPNRRYADLIIQRLVKSAIEGDHCPYTYEDLEEESAWLSDREKRSKKVERFMRKAAAAVLLEDRIGEKFEGFVTGASERGTYVRLIEPPVEGRVMRGEGCLKVGHKVIVRLIHTDPERGYVDFECTGKRPGIRRFS
- a CDS encoding TetR/AcrR family transcriptional regulator gives rise to the protein MSRHLSEEKRRALMEAAVDLFSTQGFHATPTQQISERAGVSAGTLFRYFRTKEDLIDSLYSSIHRALADAVDEAIRPEIPVEDQIKNVKRQVLHWMFENPKKTLFFEQFSSSPNITEKAKEEVVIRFSALDDLYRKAVSRGILKGVNREVFLANFWYPNFMLIHLHTIGKLQSDVEETIEQSVASMWCGLEQKQ